One stretch of Gadus macrocephalus chromosome 12, ASM3116895v1 DNA includes these proteins:
- the usp13 gene encoding ubiquitin carboxyl-terminal hydrolase 13 isoform X6 — MAADLGELLVPFMPTIRVPKTGDRVFKSECAFSYDSPESEGGLYVCMNTFLGFGREHVERHYRKTGQSVYMHLKRHVKEKKTGATSGAFPKRRNGKVFLDLELNRDFNSEDYDFEDEAKLVIFPDHFEIALPNIEELPALVTIACDAVLNSPSAYKKQEPDSWEEDIQESRHSRSLRQQDNGVRIRPSGWKCQKCEMRENLWLNLTDGAVLCGKWFFDGAGGNGHALDHYKDTNFPLAVKLETITPDGADVYSFEEEEAVLDPNISEHLSHFGIDMLQMQQRTENGHDTDNNNSPPRSRPSEWEVIQESGSKLKSVYGSGYTGVKNLGNSCYLGCVMQVLFSIPEFQRMYVGNLQRIYDYSPLDPSQDFATQMAKLGYGLLSGQFSKPPMKSELIEQHQQKGLSPKMFKALVSKGHPEFSSSRQQDAQEFLQHVITLVERNSGGSENPSDVFRFLTEERVQCCQTRRVRYNQRVDYLMQLPVPIEAATNREELLAYEAKRREAEENQRAPPEPARARVPFAACLQAFTEPDNVPDFWSSALQAKSAGVKTSRFSSFPEYLILQIKKFTFGVDWIPKKLDVSIDVPDFLDLNRFRATGLQAGEEELPNLSPPIVLPEDTRDNSMSSLDSPEIDEAAVMQLAEMGFPLEACRKAVYYTGNMGPEMAFNWIIAHMEEPDFAEPLSLPPSTIELLPSSASETDPFAAAAAATATPLDNSPPEESVAILTSMGFPRSHTIQALRATNNNLERALDWIFTHPEEEQQSDALSDMADTEPTNQAFSLPNSHSDPTLSPDPEADAAGPRVKDGPGRYELLAFISHMGASTMSGHYVCHIKKEGRWVIYNDHKVSLSERPPKDLGYIYFYRRLSSS, encoded by the exons AAAAAGACAGGTGCCACAAGTGGTGCCTTCCCCAAGAGACGGAACGGAAAAGTGTTTCTGG ATCTGGAGCTCAACCGGGATTTTAACAGTGAGGACTATGACTTTGAGGATGAGGCCAAGCTCGTCATATTCCCAGACCACTTCGAGATCGCCCTACCCAACATCGAGGAGCTACCTGCGCTG GTGACGATAGCTTGCGATGCGGTGCTCAACTCACCGTCGGCCTACAAGAAGCAGGAGCCAGATTCCTGGGAGGAGGATATCCAGGAGTCCCGGCACTCCAGAAGCCTCAGACAGCAGGACAATGGGGTCAGGATCAGGCCTAG CGGCTGGAAGTGTCAGAAGTGTGAGATGAGGGAGAACCTGTGGCTGAACCTCACCGACGGAGCGGTGCTCTGTGGGAAGTGGTTCTTCGACGGCGCCGGGGGCAACGGCCACGCCCTGGACCACTACAAGGACACCAACTTCCCCCTGGCGGTCAAACTGGAGACCATCACCCCGGACGGAGCAG ACGTGTACTCAttcgaggaggaagaggctgtGCTCGACCCTAACATCTCAGAACACTTGTCACACTTTGGAATAGACATGCTACAGATGCAGCAAAGG ACGGAGAACGGTCACGAcacagacaacaacaacagcccgCCGCGGTCGCGGCCGAGCGAGTGGGAGGTGATCCAGGAGTCGGGCTCCAAGCTGAAGTCGGTGTACGGCTCGGGTTACACGGGGGTCAAGAACCTGGGCAACAGCTGCTACCTGGGCTGCGTCATGCAGGTGCTCTTCAGCATCCCCGAGTTCCAGAGGAT GTATGTTGGCAACCTCCAGAGGATATACGACTACTCACCACTGGACCCCTCTCAGGACTTTGCCACACAAAT GGCTAAACTGGGCTACGGACTGCTCTCAGGCCAGTTCTCCAAGCCACCAATGAAATCTGAGCTCATTGAACAG CACCAGCAGAAGGGCCTCTCTCCCAAGATGTTCAAGGCCCTGGTCAGCAAGGGCCACCCCGAGTTCTCCTCCAGCCGGCAGCAGGACGCCCAGGAGTTCCTCCAGCACGTCATCACCTTGGTGGAG agGAACAGCGGCGGCTCGGAGAACCCGAGCGACGTCTTCCGCTTCCTGACGGAGGAGCGTGTGCAGTGCTGCCAGACGCGCCGCGTGCGCTACAACCAGCGGGTGGACTACCTCATGCAGCTGCCCGTGCCCATCGAAGCAGCCACCAACCGGG aggAGCTCCTGGCCTACGAGGCCAAGCgcagggaggcggaggagaacCAGCGGGCCCCCCCGGAGCCGGCGCGAGCCCGGGTCCCCTTCGCCGCCTGCCTGCAGGCCTTCACGGAGCCCGACAACGTCCccgacttctggagctcagcgCTGCAAGCCAAGTCTGCCGGGGTCAA GACTTCCCGTTTCTCCTCCTTCCCAGAATACCTGATATTGCAGATAAAGAAGTTCACATTTGGCGTGGACTGGATTCCAAAGAAACTGG ACGTGTCCATCGACGTGCCAGACTTCCTGGACCTGAACCGGTTTCGAGCCACGGGGCTCCAGGCGGGAGAAGAGGAGCTACCGAACCTGAGCCCACCCATCGTACTGCCAGAGGACACCAGAG ACAACTCCATGAGTTCCCTGGACT CCCCAGAGATCGACGAGGCTGCAGTAATGCAACTGGCCGAGATGGGCTTCCCACTGGAGGCCTGCCGGAAGGCGGTGTACTACACGGGCAACATGGGGCCAGAGATGGCCTTCAACTGGATCATAGCCCACATGGAGGAACCTG ACTTTGCGGAGCCGCTGAGCCTCCCGCCCTCCACGATAGAGCTGCTCCCCTCCTCCGCCAGCGAGACCGATCccttcgccgccgccgccgccgccaccgccaccccgTTGGACAACTCGCCCCCGGAGGAGAGCGTCGCCATCCTCACCTCCATGGGCTTCCCCCGCAGCCACACCATCCAGGCCCTCCGAGCCACG AACAACAACCTCGAGCGAGCGCTGGACTGGATCTTCACGCAcccggaggaggagcagcagagcgACGCGCTGTCAGACATGGCCGACACCGAGCCCACCAACCAGGCCTTCTCATTGCCCAACTCCCACAGCGACCCCACCCTGTCTCCGGACCCCGAGGCGGACGCGGCCGGGCCCCGCGTCAAGGACGGACCGGGAC GTTACGAGCTCTTGGCCTTCATCAGCCACATGGGGGCGTCCACAATGTCCGGTCACTACGTGTGTCACATCAAGAAGGAGGGAAG GTGGGTGATCTACAACGATCACAAAGTGTCTTTGTCGGAACGCCCTCCCAAAGACTTGGGCTACATATACTTTTACCGGCGCTTGTCCAGCAGCTAG
- the usp13 gene encoding ubiquitin carboxyl-terminal hydrolase 13 isoform X1 yields MAADLGELLVPFMPTIRVPKTGDRVFKSECAFSYDSPESEGGLYVCMNTFLGFGREHVERHYRKTGQSVYMHLKRHVKEKKTGATSGAFPKRRNGKVFLDLELNRDFNSEDYDFEDEAKLVIFPDHFEIALPNIEELPALVTIACDAVLNSPSAYKKQEPDSWEEDIQESRHSRSLRQQDNGVRIRPSGWKCQKCEMRENLWLNLTDGAVLCGKWFFDGAGGNGHALDHYKDTNFPLAVKLETITPDGADVYSFEEEEAVLDPNISEHLSHFGIDMLQMQQRQTENGHDTDNNNSPPRSRPSEWEVIQESGSKLKSVYGSGYTGVKNLGNSCYLGCVMQVLFSIPEFQRMYVGNLQRIYDYSPLDPSQDFATQMAKLGYGLLSGQFSKPPMKSELIEQVMKEEYKVLDWHQQKGLSPKMFKALVSKGHPEFSSSRQQDAQEFLQHVITLVERNSGGSENPSDVFRFLTEERVQCCQTRRVRYNQRVDYLMQLPVPIEAATNREELLAYEAKRREAEENQRAPPEPARARVPFAACLQAFTEPDNVPDFWSSALQAKSAGVKTSRFSSFPEYLILQIKKFTFGVDWIPKKLDVSIDVPDFLDLNRFRATGLQAGEEELPNLSPPIVLPEDTRDNSMSSLDSPEIDEAAVMQLAEMGFPLEACRKAVYYTGNMGPEMAFNWIIAHMEEPDFAEPLSLPPSTIELLPSSASETDPFAAAAAATATPLDNSPPEESVAILTSMGFPRSHTIQALRATNNNLERALDWIFTHPEEEQQSDALSDMADTEPTNQAFSLPNSHSDPTLSPDPEADAAGPRVKDGPGRYELLAFISHMGASTMSGHYVCHIKKEGRWVIYNDHKVSLSERPPKDLGYIYFYRRLSSS; encoded by the exons AAAAAGACAGGTGCCACAAGTGGTGCCTTCCCCAAGAGACGGAACGGAAAAGTGTTTCTGG ATCTGGAGCTCAACCGGGATTTTAACAGTGAGGACTATGACTTTGAGGATGAGGCCAAGCTCGTCATATTCCCAGACCACTTCGAGATCGCCCTACCCAACATCGAGGAGCTACCTGCGCTG GTGACGATAGCTTGCGATGCGGTGCTCAACTCACCGTCGGCCTACAAGAAGCAGGAGCCAGATTCCTGGGAGGAGGATATCCAGGAGTCCCGGCACTCCAGAAGCCTCAGACAGCAGGACAATGGGGTCAGGATCAGGCCTAG CGGCTGGAAGTGTCAGAAGTGTGAGATGAGGGAGAACCTGTGGCTGAACCTCACCGACGGAGCGGTGCTCTGTGGGAAGTGGTTCTTCGACGGCGCCGGGGGCAACGGCCACGCCCTGGACCACTACAAGGACACCAACTTCCCCCTGGCGGTCAAACTGGAGACCATCACCCCGGACGGAGCAG ACGTGTACTCAttcgaggaggaagaggctgtGCTCGACCCTAACATCTCAGAACACTTGTCACACTTTGGAATAGACATGCTACAGATGCAGCAAAGG CAGACGGAGAACGGTCACGAcacagacaacaacaacagcccgCCGCGGTCGCGGCCGAGCGAGTGGGAGGTGATCCAGGAGTCGGGCTCCAAGCTGAAGTCGGTGTACGGCTCGGGTTACACGGGGGTCAAGAACCTGGGCAACAGCTGCTACCTGGGCTGCGTCATGCAGGTGCTCTTCAGCATCCCCGAGTTCCAGAGGAT GTATGTTGGCAACCTCCAGAGGATATACGACTACTCACCACTGGACCCCTCTCAGGACTTTGCCACACAAAT GGCTAAACTGGGCTACGGACTGCTCTCAGGCCAGTTCTCCAAGCCACCAATGAAATCTGAGCTCATTGAACAGGTGATGAAAGAAGAATACAAGGTATTAGACTGG CACCAGCAGAAGGGCCTCTCTCCCAAGATGTTCAAGGCCCTGGTCAGCAAGGGCCACCCCGAGTTCTCCTCCAGCCGGCAGCAGGACGCCCAGGAGTTCCTCCAGCACGTCATCACCTTGGTGGAG agGAACAGCGGCGGCTCGGAGAACCCGAGCGACGTCTTCCGCTTCCTGACGGAGGAGCGTGTGCAGTGCTGCCAGACGCGCCGCGTGCGCTACAACCAGCGGGTGGACTACCTCATGCAGCTGCCCGTGCCCATCGAAGCAGCCACCAACCGGG aggAGCTCCTGGCCTACGAGGCCAAGCgcagggaggcggaggagaacCAGCGGGCCCCCCCGGAGCCGGCGCGAGCCCGGGTCCCCTTCGCCGCCTGCCTGCAGGCCTTCACGGAGCCCGACAACGTCCccgacttctggagctcagcgCTGCAAGCCAAGTCTGCCGGGGTCAA GACTTCCCGTTTCTCCTCCTTCCCAGAATACCTGATATTGCAGATAAAGAAGTTCACATTTGGCGTGGACTGGATTCCAAAGAAACTGG ACGTGTCCATCGACGTGCCAGACTTCCTGGACCTGAACCGGTTTCGAGCCACGGGGCTCCAGGCGGGAGAAGAGGAGCTACCGAACCTGAGCCCACCCATCGTACTGCCAGAGGACACCAGAG ACAACTCCATGAGTTCCCTGGACT CCCCAGAGATCGACGAGGCTGCAGTAATGCAACTGGCCGAGATGGGCTTCCCACTGGAGGCCTGCCGGAAGGCGGTGTACTACACGGGCAACATGGGGCCAGAGATGGCCTTCAACTGGATCATAGCCCACATGGAGGAACCTG ACTTTGCGGAGCCGCTGAGCCTCCCGCCCTCCACGATAGAGCTGCTCCCCTCCTCCGCCAGCGAGACCGATCccttcgccgccgccgccgccgccaccgccaccccgTTGGACAACTCGCCCCCGGAGGAGAGCGTCGCCATCCTCACCTCCATGGGCTTCCCCCGCAGCCACACCATCCAGGCCCTCCGAGCCACG AACAACAACCTCGAGCGAGCGCTGGACTGGATCTTCACGCAcccggaggaggagcagcagagcgACGCGCTGTCAGACATGGCCGACACCGAGCCCACCAACCAGGCCTTCTCATTGCCCAACTCCCACAGCGACCCCACCCTGTCTCCGGACCCCGAGGCGGACGCGGCCGGGCCCCGCGTCAAGGACGGACCGGGAC GTTACGAGCTCTTGGCCTTCATCAGCCACATGGGGGCGTCCACAATGTCCGGTCACTACGTGTGTCACATCAAGAAGGAGGGAAG GTGGGTGATCTACAACGATCACAAAGTGTCTTTGTCGGAACGCCCTCCCAAAGACTTGGGCTACATATACTTTTACCGGCGCTTGTCCAGCAGCTAG
- the usp13 gene encoding ubiquitin carboxyl-terminal hydrolase 13 isoform X3: MAADLGELLVPFMPTIRVPKTGDRVFKSECAFSYDSPESEGGLYVCMNTFLGFGREHVERHYRKTGQSVYMHLKRHVKEKKTGATSGAFPKRRNGKVFLDLELNRDFNSEDYDFEDEAKLVIFPDHFEIALPNIEELPALVTIACDAVLNSPSAYKKQEPDSWEEDIQESRHSRSLRQQDNGVRIRPSGWKCQKCEMRENLWLNLTDGAVLCGKWFFDGAGGNGHALDHYKDTNFPLAVKLETITPDGADVYSFEEEEAVLDPNISEHLSHFGIDMLQMQQRQTENGHDTDNNNSPPRSRPSEWEVIQESGSKLKSVYGSGYTGVKNLGNSCYLGCVMQVLFSIPEFQRMYVGNLQRIYDYSPLDPSQDFATQMAKLGYGLLSGQFSKPPMKSELIEQVMKEEYKHQQKGLSPKMFKALVSKGHPEFSSSRQQDAQEFLQHVITLVERNSGGSENPSDVFRFLTEERVQCCQTRRVRYNQRVDYLMQLPVPIEAATNREELLAYEAKRREAEENQRAPPEPARARVPFAACLQAFTEPDNVPDFWSSALQAKSAGVKTSRFSSFPEYLILQIKKFTFGVDWIPKKLDVSIDVPDFLDLNRFRATGLQAGEEELPNLSPPIVLPEDTRDNSMSSLDSPEIDEAAVMQLAEMGFPLEACRKAVYYTGNMGPEMAFNWIIAHMEEPDFAEPLSLPPSTIELLPSSASETDPFAAAAAATATPLDNSPPEESVAILTSMGFPRSHTIQALRATNNNLERALDWIFTHPEEEQQSDALSDMADTEPTNQAFSLPNSHSDPTLSPDPEADAAGPRVKDGPGRYELLAFISHMGASTMSGHYVCHIKKEGRWVIYNDHKVSLSERPPKDLGYIYFYRRLSSS; this comes from the exons AAAAAGACAGGTGCCACAAGTGGTGCCTTCCCCAAGAGACGGAACGGAAAAGTGTTTCTGG ATCTGGAGCTCAACCGGGATTTTAACAGTGAGGACTATGACTTTGAGGATGAGGCCAAGCTCGTCATATTCCCAGACCACTTCGAGATCGCCCTACCCAACATCGAGGAGCTACCTGCGCTG GTGACGATAGCTTGCGATGCGGTGCTCAACTCACCGTCGGCCTACAAGAAGCAGGAGCCAGATTCCTGGGAGGAGGATATCCAGGAGTCCCGGCACTCCAGAAGCCTCAGACAGCAGGACAATGGGGTCAGGATCAGGCCTAG CGGCTGGAAGTGTCAGAAGTGTGAGATGAGGGAGAACCTGTGGCTGAACCTCACCGACGGAGCGGTGCTCTGTGGGAAGTGGTTCTTCGACGGCGCCGGGGGCAACGGCCACGCCCTGGACCACTACAAGGACACCAACTTCCCCCTGGCGGTCAAACTGGAGACCATCACCCCGGACGGAGCAG ACGTGTACTCAttcgaggaggaagaggctgtGCTCGACCCTAACATCTCAGAACACTTGTCACACTTTGGAATAGACATGCTACAGATGCAGCAAAGG CAGACGGAGAACGGTCACGAcacagacaacaacaacagcccgCCGCGGTCGCGGCCGAGCGAGTGGGAGGTGATCCAGGAGTCGGGCTCCAAGCTGAAGTCGGTGTACGGCTCGGGTTACACGGGGGTCAAGAACCTGGGCAACAGCTGCTACCTGGGCTGCGTCATGCAGGTGCTCTTCAGCATCCCCGAGTTCCAGAGGAT GTATGTTGGCAACCTCCAGAGGATATACGACTACTCACCACTGGACCCCTCTCAGGACTTTGCCACACAAAT GGCTAAACTGGGCTACGGACTGCTCTCAGGCCAGTTCTCCAAGCCACCAATGAAATCTGAGCTCATTGAACAGGTGATGAAAGAAGAATACAAG CACCAGCAGAAGGGCCTCTCTCCCAAGATGTTCAAGGCCCTGGTCAGCAAGGGCCACCCCGAGTTCTCCTCCAGCCGGCAGCAGGACGCCCAGGAGTTCCTCCAGCACGTCATCACCTTGGTGGAG agGAACAGCGGCGGCTCGGAGAACCCGAGCGACGTCTTCCGCTTCCTGACGGAGGAGCGTGTGCAGTGCTGCCAGACGCGCCGCGTGCGCTACAACCAGCGGGTGGACTACCTCATGCAGCTGCCCGTGCCCATCGAAGCAGCCACCAACCGGG aggAGCTCCTGGCCTACGAGGCCAAGCgcagggaggcggaggagaacCAGCGGGCCCCCCCGGAGCCGGCGCGAGCCCGGGTCCCCTTCGCCGCCTGCCTGCAGGCCTTCACGGAGCCCGACAACGTCCccgacttctggagctcagcgCTGCAAGCCAAGTCTGCCGGGGTCAA GACTTCCCGTTTCTCCTCCTTCCCAGAATACCTGATATTGCAGATAAAGAAGTTCACATTTGGCGTGGACTGGATTCCAAAGAAACTGG ACGTGTCCATCGACGTGCCAGACTTCCTGGACCTGAACCGGTTTCGAGCCACGGGGCTCCAGGCGGGAGAAGAGGAGCTACCGAACCTGAGCCCACCCATCGTACTGCCAGAGGACACCAGAG ACAACTCCATGAGTTCCCTGGACT CCCCAGAGATCGACGAGGCTGCAGTAATGCAACTGGCCGAGATGGGCTTCCCACTGGAGGCCTGCCGGAAGGCGGTGTACTACACGGGCAACATGGGGCCAGAGATGGCCTTCAACTGGATCATAGCCCACATGGAGGAACCTG ACTTTGCGGAGCCGCTGAGCCTCCCGCCCTCCACGATAGAGCTGCTCCCCTCCTCCGCCAGCGAGACCGATCccttcgccgccgccgccgccgccaccgccaccccgTTGGACAACTCGCCCCCGGAGGAGAGCGTCGCCATCCTCACCTCCATGGGCTTCCCCCGCAGCCACACCATCCAGGCCCTCCGAGCCACG AACAACAACCTCGAGCGAGCGCTGGACTGGATCTTCACGCAcccggaggaggagcagcagagcgACGCGCTGTCAGACATGGCCGACACCGAGCCCACCAACCAGGCCTTCTCATTGCCCAACTCCCACAGCGACCCCACCCTGTCTCCGGACCCCGAGGCGGACGCGGCCGGGCCCCGCGTCAAGGACGGACCGGGAC GTTACGAGCTCTTGGCCTTCATCAGCCACATGGGGGCGTCCACAATGTCCGGTCACTACGTGTGTCACATCAAGAAGGAGGGAAG GTGGGTGATCTACAACGATCACAAAGTGTCTTTGTCGGAACGCCCTCCCAAAGACTTGGGCTACATATACTTTTACCGGCGCTTGTCCAGCAGCTAG
- the usp13 gene encoding ubiquitin carboxyl-terminal hydrolase 13 isoform X5, with the protein MAADLGELLVPFMPTIRVPKTGDRVFKSECAFSYDSPESEGGLYVCMNTFLGFGREHVERHYRKTGQSVYMHLKRHVKEKKTGATSGAFPKRRNGKVFLDLELNRDFNSEDYDFEDEAKLVIFPDHFEIALPNIEELPALVTIACDAVLNSPSAYKKQEPDSWEEDIQESRHSRSLRQQDNGVRIRPSGWKCQKCEMRENLWLNLTDGAVLCGKWFFDGAGGNGHALDHYKDTNFPLAVKLETITPDGADVYSFEEEEAVLDPNISEHLSHFGIDMLQMQQRQTENGHDTDNNNSPPRSRPSEWEVIQESGSKLKSVYGSGYTGVKNLGNSCYLGCVMQVLFSIPEFQRMYVGNLQRIYDYSPLDPSQDFATQMAKLGYGLLSGQFSKPPMKSELIEQHQQKGLSPKMFKALVSKGHPEFSSSRQQDAQEFLQHVITLVERNSGGSENPSDVFRFLTEERVQCCQTRRVRYNQRVDYLMQLPVPIEAATNREELLAYEAKRREAEENQRAPPEPARARVPFAACLQAFTEPDNVPDFWSSALQAKSAGVKTSRFSSFPEYLILQIKKFTFGVDWIPKKLDVSIDVPDFLDLNRFRATGLQAGEEELPNLSPPIVLPEDTRDNSMSSLDSPEIDEAAVMQLAEMGFPLEACRKAVYYTGNMGPEMAFNWIIAHMEEPDFAEPLSLPPSTIELLPSSASETDPFAAAAAATATPLDNSPPEESVAILTSMGFPRSHTIQALRATNNNLERALDWIFTHPEEEQQSDALSDMADTEPTNQAFSLPNSHSDPTLSPDPEADAAGPRVKDGPGRYELLAFISHMGASTMSGHYVCHIKKEGRWVIYNDHKVSLSERPPKDLGYIYFYRRLSSS; encoded by the exons AAAAAGACAGGTGCCACAAGTGGTGCCTTCCCCAAGAGACGGAACGGAAAAGTGTTTCTGG ATCTGGAGCTCAACCGGGATTTTAACAGTGAGGACTATGACTTTGAGGATGAGGCCAAGCTCGTCATATTCCCAGACCACTTCGAGATCGCCCTACCCAACATCGAGGAGCTACCTGCGCTG GTGACGATAGCTTGCGATGCGGTGCTCAACTCACCGTCGGCCTACAAGAAGCAGGAGCCAGATTCCTGGGAGGAGGATATCCAGGAGTCCCGGCACTCCAGAAGCCTCAGACAGCAGGACAATGGGGTCAGGATCAGGCCTAG CGGCTGGAAGTGTCAGAAGTGTGAGATGAGGGAGAACCTGTGGCTGAACCTCACCGACGGAGCGGTGCTCTGTGGGAAGTGGTTCTTCGACGGCGCCGGGGGCAACGGCCACGCCCTGGACCACTACAAGGACACCAACTTCCCCCTGGCGGTCAAACTGGAGACCATCACCCCGGACGGAGCAG ACGTGTACTCAttcgaggaggaagaggctgtGCTCGACCCTAACATCTCAGAACACTTGTCACACTTTGGAATAGACATGCTACAGATGCAGCAAAGG CAGACGGAGAACGGTCACGAcacagacaacaacaacagcccgCCGCGGTCGCGGCCGAGCGAGTGGGAGGTGATCCAGGAGTCGGGCTCCAAGCTGAAGTCGGTGTACGGCTCGGGTTACACGGGGGTCAAGAACCTGGGCAACAGCTGCTACCTGGGCTGCGTCATGCAGGTGCTCTTCAGCATCCCCGAGTTCCAGAGGAT GTATGTTGGCAACCTCCAGAGGATATACGACTACTCACCACTGGACCCCTCTCAGGACTTTGCCACACAAAT GGCTAAACTGGGCTACGGACTGCTCTCAGGCCAGTTCTCCAAGCCACCAATGAAATCTGAGCTCATTGAACAG CACCAGCAGAAGGGCCTCTCTCCCAAGATGTTCAAGGCCCTGGTCAGCAAGGGCCACCCCGAGTTCTCCTCCAGCCGGCAGCAGGACGCCCAGGAGTTCCTCCAGCACGTCATCACCTTGGTGGAG agGAACAGCGGCGGCTCGGAGAACCCGAGCGACGTCTTCCGCTTCCTGACGGAGGAGCGTGTGCAGTGCTGCCAGACGCGCCGCGTGCGCTACAACCAGCGGGTGGACTACCTCATGCAGCTGCCCGTGCCCATCGAAGCAGCCACCAACCGGG aggAGCTCCTGGCCTACGAGGCCAAGCgcagggaggcggaggagaacCAGCGGGCCCCCCCGGAGCCGGCGCGAGCCCGGGTCCCCTTCGCCGCCTGCCTGCAGGCCTTCACGGAGCCCGACAACGTCCccgacttctggagctcagcgCTGCAAGCCAAGTCTGCCGGGGTCAA GACTTCCCGTTTCTCCTCCTTCCCAGAATACCTGATATTGCAGATAAAGAAGTTCACATTTGGCGTGGACTGGATTCCAAAGAAACTGG ACGTGTCCATCGACGTGCCAGACTTCCTGGACCTGAACCGGTTTCGAGCCACGGGGCTCCAGGCGGGAGAAGAGGAGCTACCGAACCTGAGCCCACCCATCGTACTGCCAGAGGACACCAGAG ACAACTCCATGAGTTCCCTGGACT CCCCAGAGATCGACGAGGCTGCAGTAATGCAACTGGCCGAGATGGGCTTCCCACTGGAGGCCTGCCGGAAGGCGGTGTACTACACGGGCAACATGGGGCCAGAGATGGCCTTCAACTGGATCATAGCCCACATGGAGGAACCTG ACTTTGCGGAGCCGCTGAGCCTCCCGCCCTCCACGATAGAGCTGCTCCCCTCCTCCGCCAGCGAGACCGATCccttcgccgccgccgccgccgccaccgccaccccgTTGGACAACTCGCCCCCGGAGGAGAGCGTCGCCATCCTCACCTCCATGGGCTTCCCCCGCAGCCACACCATCCAGGCCCTCCGAGCCACG AACAACAACCTCGAGCGAGCGCTGGACTGGATCTTCACGCAcccggaggaggagcagcagagcgACGCGCTGTCAGACATGGCCGACACCGAGCCCACCAACCAGGCCTTCTCATTGCCCAACTCCCACAGCGACCCCACCCTGTCTCCGGACCCCGAGGCGGACGCGGCCGGGCCCCGCGTCAAGGACGGACCGGGAC GTTACGAGCTCTTGGCCTTCATCAGCCACATGGGGGCGTCCACAATGTCCGGTCACTACGTGTGTCACATCAAGAAGGAGGGAAG GTGGGTGATCTACAACGATCACAAAGTGTCTTTGTCGGAACGCCCTCCCAAAGACTTGGGCTACATATACTTTTACCGGCGCTTGTCCAGCAGCTAG